A genomic stretch from Algoriphagus halophilus includes:
- the guaA gene encoding glutamine-hydrolyzing GMP synthase — protein sequence MAEQILILDFGSQYTQLIARRVRELNVYCEIHPYNKVPEITSDVKGVILSGSPCSVREAGAPDLDLDVLRGKLPLLGVCYGSQLLAQKYGGEVLPSEIREYGRANLSHIDTHYDLLKEMSHGSQVWMSHGDTIKELPENFEVIASTDSVRVAAFKVKEEETYGIQFHPEVTHSTEGKNLLRNFVVGICGCAQDWTSDVFIDATVAELKEKIGSDKVVMGLSGGVDSSVAATLIHRAIGDQLTCVFVDNGLLRKNEFEEVLDSYKHMGLNVIGVDSKQRFYDALKGLTDPEDKRKAIGRVFIEVFDDEAHKIEGVKWLGQGTIYPDVIESVSVKGPSATIKSHHNVGGLPDFMKLSVVEPLNTLFKDEVREVGRALEIVETIIGRHPFPGPGLGIRILGDVTAEKVKTLQEVDHIFIQGLKDHGLYDQVWQAGAMLLPIQSVGVMGDERTYEKVVALRAVGSVDGMTADWIHLPYEFLGKISNEIINRVKGVNRVVYDISSKPPATIEWE from the coding sequence ATGGCAGAACAAATCCTAATCCTTGATTTCGGTTCTCAGTACACACAACTCATCGCCCGAAGAGTTAGAGAGCTGAACGTTTATTGTGAAATCCACCCTTATAATAAAGTACCAGAAATCACTTCCGATGTCAAAGGAGTGATCCTTTCAGGTTCTCCTTGCTCCGTAAGAGAGGCAGGTGCTCCTGATTTGGATTTGGATGTTTTAAGGGGAAAATTACCATTATTGGGCGTTTGCTATGGTTCCCAATTATTAGCTCAGAAATATGGAGGAGAAGTTCTCCCTTCTGAAATCCGGGAATACGGCAGAGCAAATTTAAGTCATATTGATACCCATTATGACTTGTTGAAAGAAATGAGTCATGGTTCACAGGTGTGGATGTCTCATGGAGATACAATCAAGGAACTTCCCGAAAATTTTGAAGTGATCGCAAGTACCGACTCCGTACGAGTAGCTGCGTTCAAAGTAAAGGAGGAAGAAACCTACGGTATTCAATTTCACCCTGAAGTAACGCACTCAACAGAAGGTAAAAACCTACTTAGAAATTTCGTGGTTGGTATCTGTGGATGCGCGCAGGATTGGACTTCTGATGTATTTATCGATGCTACAGTTGCTGAATTGAAAGAGAAAATCGGATCCGATAAAGTGGTGATGGGACTTTCCGGAGGCGTAGATTCATCGGTAGCTGCTACCTTGATCCATCGAGCAATTGGTGATCAATTGACCTGTGTTTTTGTAGACAATGGATTGCTGCGTAAGAATGAATTCGAAGAAGTATTGGATTCGTACAAGCATATGGGCCTGAACGTGATCGGTGTAGATTCCAAGCAGAGATTTTACGATGCTTTGAAAGGATTAACAGATCCAGAAGATAAAAGAAAAGCGATAGGTCGTGTTTTCATCGAAGTATTTGATGATGAAGCACATAAAATCGAAGGGGTAAAATGGTTGGGGCAAGGAACGATCTATCCGGATGTAATTGAATCTGTATCAGTGAAAGGTCCATCTGCAACGATCAAATCTCACCATAATGTGGGAGGATTACCCGATTTCATGAAGCTTTCTGTAGTAGAGCCATTGAATACCTTGTTCAAAGATGAGGTACGTGAAGTAGGTAGAGCATTGGAAATTGTGGAAACAATTATTGGTAGACACCCATTCCCAGGGCCAGGTTTAGGAATCCGGATATTGGGAGATGTCACAGCTGAAAAAGTCAAAACCTTACAGGAAGTGGACCATATTTTTATTCAAGGTCTGAAGGATCATGGTTTGTATGATCAGGTTTGGCAAGCAGGCGCAATGTTGCTGCCCATTCAGTCGGTAGGGGTGATGGGAGACGAAAGAACCTATGAAAAGGTGGTTGCATTGAGAGCAGTAGGCTCCGTAGATGGAATGACTGCAGATTGGATCCACTTGCCGTATGAGTTTTTGGGCAAAATCTCCAATGAAATCATCAACCGTGTCAAAGGGGTAAATAGAGTTGTCTATGATATCTCTTCCAAGCCACCAGCAACGATCGAATGGGAATAA
- a CDS encoding ABC transporter substrate-binding protein produces the protein MRKYFLLLSAFFIITVNFAQNIPADYQKAQNFLNSKNYWEAMPLFREFLDADKYGNLSNYAAFHIGEAALGANQPEQAITALRLVSEKVWTKSDESKYLLALAYFQNQQNQEALKTIKGIKKESVRELAENATFEYLKQTSASFMVANLQEFKENKGYTAALKMVLESQTILSATERAAYYELQGNAQGVNTVKDMVLDFVVILPFTSSPNAPASSVEASSFVFELFQGIKFAVNRLKEEGKQVTLHTFDSKRDMNHLSELLKDPVMAKADAIIGPIYQDEVDLVSSFAETSKIPLIHPLSNLGERFENTEYTYLFRPSVASLSRGVVDALKKQGWGKKVAIGYSGSSRDERTGLLLKDQLTAAGFSVIDEQQVNPRNVIDFLQRQGIRTGMDSVELEVDQIILLTDDPSIAQPTFGLMESVNASVPFLVMDSWLGFNFANYEMLEFPNFHFISNNTPRFHAEAMQQFKDNFYAQNLVYPSLNATIGRELVFWLSSNMGPSKGFDLRRNLDQSAFQTGKVTWGFNFQNSNNNRYVPVFKMEEGELKPLQ, from the coding sequence ATGAGAAAATATTTCTTATTACTTTCCGCGTTTTTCATAATCACCGTCAATTTTGCTCAGAATATTCCTGCGGACTATCAAAAGGCCCAAAATTTCCTGAATTCAAAAAATTATTGGGAGGCCATGCCTTTGTTCCGAGAGTTTTTGGATGCAGATAAATACGGGAACCTTTCCAATTATGCGGCATTCCATATTGGTGAAGCAGCTTTGGGGGCCAATCAGCCGGAGCAGGCTATCACAGCCCTTCGTTTGGTATCCGAAAAGGTTTGGACAAAGTCAGATGAATCTAAGTACTTATTGGCTTTGGCTTATTTCCAAAACCAACAAAATCAAGAGGCCTTGAAAACCATCAAAGGAATCAAGAAAGAATCTGTGAGGGAATTGGCAGAGAATGCAACTTTCGAATACCTCAAGCAGACCAGTGCCAGCTTTATGGTAGCCAATCTTCAAGAATTCAAAGAGAATAAAGGATATACTGCCGCCCTTAAAATGGTTTTGGAAAGCCAGACTATTTTGTCAGCAACGGAAAGAGCAGCCTATTATGAACTTCAGGGAAACGCGCAGGGTGTAAATACTGTCAAAGACATGGTCCTGGATTTTGTGGTGATATTGCCATTTACAAGTTCCCCCAATGCGCCTGCTTCTTCCGTGGAGGCGTCCAGTTTTGTGTTTGAGTTATTTCAGGGTATCAAGTTCGCAGTCAATCGTTTGAAAGAGGAAGGAAAGCAGGTAACGCTTCATACCTTTGATTCCAAGCGCGATATGAATCATTTGAGTGAGCTTTTGAAAGATCCGGTCATGGCAAAAGCCGATGCAATCATAGGACCTATCTATCAGGATGAGGTGGATTTGGTGAGTTCTTTTGCTGAAACATCCAAAATCCCATTGATTCACCCTCTTTCTAATTTGGGTGAGCGATTTGAAAATACAGAATACACCTATCTTTTTAGACCTTCCGTGGCCTCTCTTTCCAGAGGAGTAGTGGATGCGTTGAAGAAGCAGGGCTGGGGAAAGAAAGTAGCGATTGGATACAGTGGAAGTTCCCGTGATGAAAGAACAGGTCTTTTATTGAAAGATCAGCTGACTGCAGCAGGATTTTCAGTCATCGATGAGCAGCAAGTCAACCCTCGCAATGTGATTGACTTCCTACAACGACAAGGCATTAGAACAGGGATGGATAGTGTGGAATTAGAAGTAGATCAAATCATCTTATTAACGGATGACCCTTCTATCGCTCAGCCTACCTTTGGATTGATGGAATCGGTGAATGCTTCTGTTCCATTTTTGGTAATGGACTCCTGGTTGGGATTCAATTTTGCGAATTATGAAATGCTGGAGTTTCCCAACTTCCATTTTATTTCCAATAATACACCCAGGTTCCATGCGGAAGCCATGCAGCAGTTTAAGGATAATTTCTATGCCCAAAACCTAGTATATCCGAGCTTAAATGCAACTATCGGGAGAGAGTTGGTGTTTTGGTTATCTTCAAATATGGGTCCAAGCAAGGGCTTTGATTTGAGAAGAAATTTGGATCAGTCCGCCTTCCAAACAGGTAAAGTGACTTGGGGATTTAATTTCCAGAATAGCAATAATAATCGATATGTCCCTGTATTCAAGATGGAAGAAGGGGAATTGAAACCATTACAGTAA
- the hemL gene encoding glutamate-1-semialdehyde 2,1-aminomutase, with amino-acid sequence MQISESKRLFAHAQQFIPGGVNSPVRAFRAVGGEPLFIKKAEGAYLMDEDGNQFIELINSWGPMILGHNHPMIKEAVLKAMEDGTSFGAPTAKEIEIAELIVSMVPSVEKVRMVNSGTEATMSAIRVARGYTGRDKFIKMEGNYHGHGDSFLISAGSGAMTMGNPDSPGVTKGTAKDTLLAPYNDLEAIETLVAANKGEIAALILEPVPGNMGLCLPKAGYLQGLRDICTREGIVLIFDEVMTGFRLAKGGAQELFGVIPDMTTLGKIIGGGMPVGAYGGKKEIMEFVSPSGPVYQAGTLSGNPIAMAAGLAMLNHLNTHPEEYARLNHIGELISDGIMAINKELGLNYTVNRLGSMYSMFFTDQEVYDFATAKESDTALFGKYFQAMLKRGVYLAPSQFESLFLSTALSDELIHKILQAHRESMIELMH; translated from the coding sequence ATGCAAATTTCAGAAAGTAAAAGGCTGTTTGCCCATGCTCAACAATTCATTCCGGGAGGCGTAAATTCTCCTGTTAGAGCATTTCGTGCTGTGGGAGGAGAGCCTCTATTTATTAAAAAGGCAGAAGGTGCCTATTTGATGGATGAAGATGGAAACCAATTCATTGAACTAATCAATAGCTGGGGGCCTATGATTTTGGGACATAATCATCCCATGATCAAAGAAGCAGTATTAAAAGCCATGGAAGATGGTACTTCCTTCGGAGCTCCAACTGCCAAGGAAATTGAAATTGCTGAATTAATTGTCAGTATGGTTCCTTCGGTAGAGAAAGTACGAATGGTAAACTCCGGAACTGAGGCAACTATGTCAGCAATCCGAGTAGCCAGAGGTTATACTGGCCGTGATAAGTTTATCAAAATGGAAGGGAATTATCATGGACACGGAGACTCATTTTTAATTTCAGCAGGATCTGGAGCCATGACCATGGGAAATCCAGATTCACCCGGCGTGACGAAAGGAACAGCCAAAGACACTTTGTTGGCGCCCTATAATGACTTGGAAGCCATAGAAACATTGGTAGCTGCAAATAAGGGAGAAATTGCTGCCTTGATTTTAGAGCCAGTGCCAGGAAATATGGGACTTTGTCTTCCTAAAGCCGGATACCTTCAAGGCCTTCGGGATATTTGTACCAGAGAAGGAATTGTATTGATTTTTGATGAGGTGATGACCGGATTCAGATTGGCAAAAGGGGGAGCCCAGGAGCTTTTTGGAGTAATTCCTGATATGACTACGTTGGGTAAAATCATAGGTGGAGGAATGCCAGTAGGGGCCTATGGTGGGAAGAAAGAAATCATGGAATTTGTTTCTCCTTCAGGACCTGTTTACCAGGCAGGAACTTTGTCTGGAAACCCCATTGCCATGGCAGCTGGATTGGCCATGTTGAATCATCTCAATACGCATCCAGAAGAATATGCCAGATTGAATCATATTGGTGAATTGATCTCTGATGGAATCATGGCAATCAATAAGGAGCTTGGTTTGAATTACACGGTCAATAGGCTAGGTAGCATGTATTCTATGTTCTTTACAGATCAGGAAGTGTATGATTTTGCTACCGCTAAGGAATCAGATACGGCCCTGTTTGGGAAATACTTCCAAGCCATGTTGAAAAGGGGAGTATACCTAGCTCCTTCCCAATTTGAAAGTTTGTTTTTATCCACTGCCTTATCGGATGAATTGATCCATAAAATTCTTCAGGCACATAGGGAAAGCATGATAGAACTGATGCACTAA
- a CDS encoding DUF3667 domain-containing protein → MKDSRKLDHCLNCGKELTNADNFCSFCGQENVDQRVTIIRFLKDFISNYLNFETVFFQTLPVFLFHPGKLTNTFNEGKRRKYIHPIRLYLITSLFYFFIVSMVIPADLVDRIMSGEITPEGVEKDSQGLMKINSRASETFDSLNKTGKLDEVKELGITIDSMQLNSENLEDIDQLVQDSIKSSQNSWKRLRAMSIDPEVSDSTFSEALSQTSFNVSLGLDVPQKRRFIANSSLFISSAAQNLPLMMFLLLPFFAFLLWLLNIRSKKYYVEHLIHGLHIHSFAYLLYGLAILWMAKLQIAIPLIFLLAFIGVSTYTYVSMLNVSEQGWFKTLLKFWILGLFYFTGLAFAMIFELYISLKTF, encoded by the coding sequence TTGAAAGACTCAAGAAAACTGGATCATTGCCTCAATTGCGGCAAAGAGCTCACGAATGCAGATAATTTCTGTTCATTTTGTGGGCAAGAAAACGTGGACCAGAGGGTTACCATTATCCGTTTTTTAAAAGATTTTATTTCCAATTATTTAAACTTCGAAACGGTCTTTTTCCAAACCCTACCGGTTTTCTTATTTCATCCCGGGAAGCTAACCAACACATTTAATGAAGGAAAAAGAAGAAAATATATTCATCCTATCCGCTTGTATTTAATCACTTCCCTATTTTATTTTTTCATTGTCTCCATGGTCATTCCAGCAGATCTAGTAGATCGAATCATGAGTGGAGAAATCACTCCAGAAGGGGTTGAAAAAGATAGTCAGGGATTAATGAAGATCAATTCGAGAGCAAGTGAAACATTTGATTCTCTCAACAAAACAGGTAAACTGGATGAAGTAAAAGAACTTGGTATCACTATTGACTCCATGCAATTGAATTCCGAAAACTTGGAAGATATTGATCAGTTGGTTCAAGATTCCATAAAAAGCTCCCAAAATAGTTGGAAAAGGCTAAGGGCAATGTCTATTGACCCGGAAGTTTCAGACTCGACCTTTTCTGAAGCGTTGTCCCAAACCTCCTTCAATGTTTCACTAGGTCTGGATGTACCTCAAAAAAGGAGATTTATAGCCAATTCCAGTCTGTTCATTTCAAGTGCTGCCCAGAACCTTCCCTTGATGATGTTTTTATTACTGCCATTCTTCGCTTTTCTTTTATGGCTATTAAACATTCGAAGTAAGAAATATTATGTAGAACATTTAATCCATGGACTTCATATTCATTCCTTTGCCTACCTTCTTTATGGATTGGCAATTCTATGGATGGCAAAATTACAAATAGCGATCCCATTGATTTTCTTATTGGCCTTTATTGGAGTCTCTACTTACACCTATGTATCCATGTTGAATGTATCCGAACAAGGATGGTTTAAAACCCTATTAAAATTCTGGATCCTGGGCTTATTTTATTTTACAGGCTTGGCTTTCGCGATGATTTTTGAGTTATACATTTCCCTGAAAACCTTTTAA
- a CDS encoding Spx/MgsR family RNA polymerase-binding regulatory protein — MAVKVYGIKNCNTMKKAFDFLQEKGVDYEFFDYKKQKPTKELLESFLTKTDLDSLINRKGMTFRKLDDQTKESLNDASKAIDLLIDHSSMIKRPVIVYPNGALTLGFDPEAISEQLA; from the coding sequence ATGGCAGTAAAAGTATACGGAATCAAGAATTGTAATACCATGAAAAAAGCATTTGACTTTCTTCAGGAAAAGGGAGTTGATTACGAGTTTTTCGATTACAAAAAACAAAAACCTACCAAAGAATTATTAGAAAGTTTCTTGACCAAGACGGATTTGGATTCATTGATCAACAGGAAAGGAATGACCTTCCGAAAATTGGATGATCAAACCAAAGAGTCCTTAAATGATGCTTCCAAAGCAATCGATTTGTTGATTGATCACTCCAGTATGATTAAACGCCCTGTCATCGTCTATCCGAATGGAGCTTTGACATTGGGCTTTGATCCAGAGGCGATCAGTGAACAGTTGGCTTAA
- a CDS encoding c-type cytochrome domain-containing protein: protein MIDFILPLFGRFHPILVHLPIGILAFGIILVFLSKKDSNQHLDAIRLAFLLGGIAAVLSSVSGFLQYQYEGFTWDTVQFHFMLGWSTALASFWLFYEVNKESVFPKYLKWKSTGLFGLMLLTGHLGGNITHGEEYLIEVLPPEVQELMGVDLQAEQGLVIPEHGWEQLAYYDQVVQPIINQNCKSCHNPKNLKGELDLTSYEALLKGGEGGSVLMAGNAEESSLYARLILPKDDEDHMPPEEKRQPQKEAIELIKAWIELGGTTDSKLGESTISAETLEPFFHRVEKPFYPEQIVEAASAETLDQLKSEGFFAERVSEESNWLLISCINFQDFNNQDWTKLTPVKNQIVYLDLTGTEISDPILDSISSLPNLTVLKLNQTEISGSTLAALNSNQHLKNLYLNNTAISFDQLNLLNNHPSLEKVFAFETPLSEAEIPKDLSFYLENELYQLPPLPTDTIEY, encoded by the coding sequence ATGATTGATTTCATTTTACCGCTATTCGGAAGGTTTCATCCTATCCTTGTTCACCTTCCCATAGGCATATTGGCATTCGGGATCATCCTTGTTTTTCTTTCTAAAAAAGACTCCAATCAACACTTGGATGCGATCCGGCTTGCTTTTTTGCTAGGAGGAATCGCTGCAGTCCTTTCTTCAGTTTCTGGCTTTCTTCAATACCAATACGAAGGTTTTACATGGGATACAGTCCAGTTTCACTTTATGCTAGGTTGGTCCACTGCGCTAGCTTCCTTTTGGCTCTTTTACGAAGTCAACAAGGAGTCCGTATTTCCAAAATATTTAAAATGGAAATCCACAGGGCTTTTTGGTCTGATGCTTCTTACTGGACATTTGGGAGGAAACATTACCCATGGAGAAGAATACCTTATTGAAGTGTTGCCGCCAGAAGTCCAGGAACTCATGGGTGTAGATTTGCAAGCTGAACAAGGGTTGGTCATTCCGGAACATGGATGGGAACAATTGGCTTATTATGATCAGGTGGTGCAACCTATCATCAATCAGAATTGCAAGAGTTGCCATAACCCCAAAAATTTAAAAGGAGAATTAGATCTGACCTCCTACGAAGCACTATTGAAAGGTGGAGAAGGTGGAAGTGTATTGATGGCAGGGAATGCTGAGGAAAGCTCCTTGTACGCTCGGTTGATTCTACCCAAGGACGATGAAGACCATATGCCTCCTGAGGAAAAAAGACAACCTCAAAAAGAGGCCATAGAACTAATCAAAGCATGGATAGAATTAGGAGGAACCACCGATTCCAAACTTGGAGAATCCACTATTTCAGCAGAAACCCTGGAACCTTTCTTTCATCGGGTTGAAAAGCCGTTTTACCCAGAACAAATAGTAGAAGCCGCTTCGGCCGAAACCCTTGATCAATTAAAATCTGAGGGATTTTTTGCCGAACGGGTATCCGAAGAGTCGAATTGGTTACTCATTTCTTGTATCAATTTTCAAGACTTTAACAATCAGGACTGGACTAAATTAACCCCTGTTAAAAATCAAATTGTTTACCTTGATTTGACAGGCACAGAAATTTCAGACCCCATCCTGGACAGCATTTCGAGTCTTCCCAACTTGACTGTTTTGAAATTAAACCAAACAGAGATTTCAGGTTCTACATTAGCTGCTTTAAATTCAAATCAGCATTTAAAAAATCTTTATCTGAATAACACGGCCATCAGTTTTGACCAACTGAATCTCCTCAATAATCATCCTTCTTTGGAAAAAGTGTTTGCCTTTGAAACACCCCTATCAGAAGCTGAAATCCCAAAGGACCTCAGCTTCTACCTAGAGAATGAGCTCTATCAACTTCCACCTCTCCCAACTGATACGATTGAGTATTAA